The DNA sequence AAAGTGCGCAGGCCGGTGCCGGGGTGAGCCGCTCCAATGTAAACGTAGCAGCCGCCACCATTCAGAGTTCGCAGGCCAGCGTAGCTACGGCCCGCAATCAGGTGGCTACGGCGCAGGCCAACGTAACGGCCGCGCAGGCACGGGCCCGCCGGGCCAGCCAGGATTTTGAACGGTACCAGCGGCTGTTAGCGGAAAAAACCGTTCCGCAGCAGCAGTTCGACGCTATTCAGGCCGAACGGGATGCGGCACAGGCGCAATTGCAGGCCGCACAGGCCCAGTTGCAAACGGCCCAGTCGCAGGTGAGCGCGGCCAGCACCCAAACGGGCGTCACTAACTCGCAGCGCCGGTCGACGGAGAGCCAGATTTCAGTGGCGCAGGCGACGGTCAAGCAGCGCCAGGCCGAGTTGGATCTGGCCCGCCTGCAACTTTCCTACACCATTGTGCGGGCCCCCGCTTCGGGTACGGTGTCGCGCCGGGCGGTTCAGGTGGGTCAGCTGATCCAGCCGGGCCAGGCGTTGTGCTCGGTTGTTGGGCAGGACAACATCTGGGTAACGGCCAACTACAAGGAAACGCAGCTGGGTCAGATGCAGCTCGGCCAGCTGGTCGAGGTTGACGTTGACGCCTTTGAGGGGCAGAAACTAACGGGGCGGGTGGGTTCATTTGCCGGCGCTACGGGGGCTAAATTCTCGCTGCTGCCACCGGACAACGCCACCGGCAACTACGTGAAAGTGGTACAGCGGGTACCCGTACGCATTGAAATCGAAAAAAATAATCCGCTGTACGCCCGACTACGCCCCGGTATGAGTGCAACCGTTGCGGTGGATTTACAGACTAAAGCAAACCAATGAAGTTAGGCTTCGATAAATGGGTGGTCGTTATCACGGTGACAACGGCCGCCCTGCTGCAAACCATCGACTCGTCGATCGTCAACGTCACGCTCAACCAGATGATGGGAAACCTGGGCGCGTCGCTGGGTGATATCAGCTGGGTTGTAACGGGCTACGCAGCCGCCACGGCGGTGATGATCACGATGTCGGGCTGGCTGAGCGCCAAACTGGGCCGTCGTAACTATTTCGCGGCTTCCATCATCCTGTTCACCGTAGCCTCGGTCTTTTGCGGCACCTCCACCAGCGTGTGGGAGCTGGTTTTTTTCCGGGTCATTCAGGGAATTGGCGGGGGTGGCCTGCTCACCACAGCGCAGTCGATCCTGATCCAGACTTTCCCCAAAGAAGACCTGGGTATTGCCAACGCCATCTTCGGGATGGGAGTTATTATCGGCCCATCCATTGGTCCGACTCTGGGTGGTTATATCACCGACAACCTGTCGTGGAACTGGGTGTTCTACATCAATATTCCCTTTGGCATTCTGGCAACGGCGCTGACCTTCATGTTCATTAAGGAACCGGCGGAGAAAATGCCGGCGGGTCGAATGGACTGGCTGGCGCTCGCGCTGCTCATCATGGGCATTGGCGGCCTGCAGATTGTACTGGAAAAAGGTCAGGAAAAAGACTGGTTCGATTCGGGCTTTATCACGGCCATGTCCATTGCGGCAGCCGTCGGTCTGATCGGGTTTATCTGGCGGGAGCTGAGCGTTAAATTTCCTATTCTGGATTTGAGTCTGCTGCGCCGACGGCGGTTTGCGGTAGGTACGCTGTTCAACTTCATCCTGGGTTTCGGTCTGTTTGCATCCGTCTTCATCATCCCGGTCTTCTGCCAAACGATCCTCGGCTTTACGGCCAGTCAGACGGGTCTGCTGCTCATGCCGGGCTCCATCATGACGGGTATGATGATGCCCGTAGTGGGTGGCCTGCTGCGGAAGAACTACATCTCTCCCATCTGGTACGCAGCCATTGGTTTCCTGCTGTTCTTCGGCTTCTGTTTCGACCTGTCGGCCATTAGCCTCGAAGCGGGACCGGACTATTTCTTCTGGCCACTCATCGTCCGGGGTATCGGTATGGGCCTGATCTTCATTCCACTGACGACCGTGACCCTGGCCGACCTGAAAAGCATCGAGATTCCGCAGGGGTCGGCCCTGTCGAACATGATCCGGCAACTGGGCGGTACGTTCGGAACGGCCATCATGACTACGTACATTTCGACTCGTACCGTGCTGCACAGCTCCCGACTGGCGGACAATGTCTCGCAGTACAACCCCCTTTCGGCCGACCGGCTGCGGCAGTACACAGCTCTGTTTCTCTCCAAAGGGGATGCGCTCGTGACGGCTACCAGCAAGGCGTATCGCCTGATGCAGGGCTCCGTGATCAAACAGGCGCTGGTACTCACCTATGCCGACGCGTTCCTGATCATTGGCGGCTTCTTCCTGGTGTGCGTGCCGCTGCTGCTCCTGTTCATCGGTAAAAAGATCGAAGCGTCCGAACACGTCGACATGGCTATGGAATAAACGGCCTTATGCCTCGAATCAACCCACCACATACCACCTCAACGGGCGCAGGCGCTACCGACTGGATGGGGCACCTGCACCAGTTGGAGCGGTATGTGGATCGGTATCTGGCAGCGGGCCTGGCGCAGGCGGGACACGGTCAGCTCAAACGCGCCCATTTGCTGTTGCTCCGTCAGCTGCATGGCGGTGTTACCAGTACCGAGCTGGTTCATAAACTCGGCATCACCAAGCAAGGCATCAGCCAGCTTGTCCAGCAGCTTATCGCCGGTGGCTACGTCGACGCGCAACCGGCTAAACACGACTGTCGCGCCAACCGGCTCTACGTGAGCGAACGGGGAGAAGCCGGTTTAGCCGCGGCCGATACGCTTCTGCACCAGCTTCGGCACCAGTTTCAAACCCAATTGGGCTGTTCGTCCTACGCGCTCTTCGCCGACCAGCTCGCTCAGCTGGCCCAGGCTACAAAACAGTAGCCTACGTTCCCCCTCATTAATGCTATCGGAAAATGTTCAATAACCACAGGTGACACGCTGCAGTTAAGCAGTTGATCCACTCACCCAAACCGAATGCAGCGCAGTATTGAAGTAGCGACTCCCAGCCACCTCACTAATCAGCTTATCGACCAGCTTCAGCCATTGGAAAACGTCATTGGCCTGTCGGTTCAGCGGGGCGGGTCCATCAAACCCAAAGGCGATATCCTCATTATTCATGCCCTCAACAAAGGCATCGATGATGTACTGCGCCGGGTAGCTCACACCTGCCGGGATACCGATTATTCGGTAGTGACCGCCGAGCAGGCCAGCATGATCGACCAAAAGCAGGATGCCAGAATCGAGAAAGACATCGACGAGGCTATCTGGGAAGAGATGGAAACGGGTATGCGGCACCAGGCCCGGGTTACCGTTAACTACATGATTTTGATGGCCATTGGGGGTGCCATTGCCACCGTTGGTCTGGTTTCCGATCCGGGACCCCAGGCCGTAGCATTCGTAGCCGCGGCCGTCATCGCACCCGGCTTTGAACCGATTGCCAAAATACCGCTGGGGCTGACACTGCGCAACGGCCATACCGTGGTGCGCGGGCTACGGTCGGCCACCATCGGCTACAGCATCCTGATCCTGACGGCCGCCCTGACTTTTGCTCTGTTGCAGGCACTAGGCATTACCAGCGAAGCGGAGTTCATCACCAATCCCGAAATCGATCACCTGTCCCACCCCACCGCCAAAGAGATAACCGTATCCCTGTGTGGTACCCTGGCCGGTGCCATCATTGTGGCGGCTTACCGACGCAGCGTTATTGCCGGAGCGCTCATTGCGATGGTCATCATCCATGCAGCCGCCATGATTGGCGTATCGATCGTATGCGGCCGGTGGGATCTGGCGCTGGAAGGGGCCGAGCGGTTTGGCCTGGACATCGTTTTTGTCATCGTTTCCTGTTTCGTGGTCTTTGCCGTTAAACAGGCGCTGGTTCACAAACGCCAGCCCATCGTGTAAACCCCGGCTTATTTCGCCACGACGTTGGTGCCAACCGTTTTGCCGGACACCAGTTCCTGATGGGGCCCTTCGCCCGGAATACTTCCCAACCAGCGCGCCCGCTGCTGCCAGCCCGCCGAATCATTCCGTTCCAGCAGCCGGATGCCCGCGGGCAGATCGGTGGTGGCCTCTTCGTAAACGACTTCGAGGCCAACCCAGGCCAGATACTGGTTCAGCAGGGGTTCGAGTGTCTCGTTGCCGAAGATGCACCAGTCGTAGTACCAGTCCAAGGATTCGCCTGCTACGGCTTCGGTCACGGCGCGGTAGTCGTCCAGCCGGTAGCCAATGAACGGTTTACCGTATTGTTGCCACATGGCCCGCATCACATCGTCCAGCGAGCGGGCGTGGTTCGTCGAGCGCCGGATGTGCAGGTCCAGAATCAGCGCGGCAATGGCTCCTTTGTGGTAGACGGATACTTTCCGGTCGGGAACGCCCTTGTCATACCCATCGAGCCACAGATCCCAGGACGACTCCGCCAGCGACTGAGCCGCCTGCCCGTTGTTTTCGAAATGGCGTTTGAGCAGCACCTGCAGTTCTTTGAGGTATGCCGCGTCGTCGAACACATCCGACTGGCGAAGCATCAGGTCACCGTAGTAGGTCGTGACGCCTTCGGCTACAAAGCAGGTTTCGAAATAGTTTTCTTTGGTGAAATCGTACGGCAGCAGTTCGGTGGGCCGGATTCGGATGATATTCCAGGCGTGGAACAACTCGTGCGACGATACACCCAGTAAGTCCTGGTACAAGCCCTCGCCTTCATCATTCGGCCCCAGCACAAGTACGGTCGAGTTACGGTGTTCAACGCCGTGGTAATAGGCCGTGGGTAGAATCAGCGTCAGGAAATGGTAATCGGGTTCAGGGAATTCACCGAAGAGCTCGATCTGCTTTTCAGAGAACAGGCTGAAATCCCGCACCAGCCTGTCAACATCGAACGTTGGCTCCCCGTCGGTCCGGCGGCCACCCTGAATCCAGACGTGAAATGTGGTATCCTGTACTTCGTATTGCACATGCTGCATGGCCGGGGCGGCCATGAGCGGGCAGTCGACGAGTTCGTAAAAATCGGCTGCCCGGAACCGGGTATCCTCCCCCCGTTTCAGGCCACAGGCCACCTTCCAGTTGTCGGGAATAGCCAGTTCGAGCGTACAGGGCTCACCAATACGCCCTTCCGCATACAGGCACAGATTGACCGGATTGATATACAGGAGCGTATCGCTGATGAAACTACTGCCCGCGTTGAGCAGGTTGGGCGTGGGCAGCAGAGCGTAGTAATTATAGCGCACCGTGAGTTCCGTAGCCCCGTTGGCTTTCACCAGCCAGCGGTCTTTGGTGGTCTTGCGGAACGAAACTGGCTGCCCGTCACCATCGACGATCGAGAACCGCTGGATGTTTTTGGCGAAGTGCTGCAGCTCATAGCGACCGGGTCGCCAGGCGGGTAGCTGAAGTTCAACGAAGGAGGTGTTGATGTCGGTCAGCCGGGCTTCAACGGCAATATAGTGGGGAGCATCTCGGTCGGCAGACAGGCGATAGTGCATAGGTTTAGAAGAAAGTTAGCGGACGTAGTATTGGTGTAACAAAGACAAACAGGTATCGTTTCCCCAGCTTACCCGATAATTAGGTTGGTGGTGGTAGTCAGCTGCTTCAAATATGAGATCAGGGCTTGGTAAACTGAGACGCTTCTCGTATCTTTGCGGACTCATTTGAAAACTAGGGTTTCAGCACACATATATCATGAAAAGAACGTATCAACCATCGAACCGGAAGCGCAAGAACAAGCACGGCTTCCGCGAGCGGATGTCTACCGCTAATGGTCGCCAGGTGTTGGCCCGCCGTCGCGCCAAAGGTCGTCACAAACTGACCGTCTCCGACGAGAAGAAAGGCGAACGCTTCAAACTGTAATCAGTTCGGCAGCCAATCAGTTAGCCAGTCGCTGAGCAGAGCCTGCTGGCCAACTGATCGATTCACTAACCAGGCCACTCTTATGTTGCAGACCTTTACGAAATCGGAACGGCTTTGCAGCAAAAAGATTCTGGGCGAATTATTCAAAAAAGGTAGTGCGTCGGTTCAGACGTTCTACCTTTTTCCGTTTCGGGCGCTCTACATCCCCCACGACCCCGAACGTACCGACGAGTGGCCCGCCATCGTCATTACCGTACCCAAACGAACCTTCAAACGCGCCGTCGACCGGAACCTCATCCGCCGGCGGGTTCGCGAAGCGTACCGGCTCCATAAGTCCGGTATGAGTCCCGGCCGCACCCGCCCGGCCTACATTGCTTTTCTTTATACCGCCAAACAGATAATTTCGTTTGAAGAGATAGAAAAAGGAATGAAATTAGCGTTGAAGAAAATTTGATACCGGATTTTCGAATTCGGCCGTCGTAATAGTACGTGTCCCGCCGATGTGGAAACTCGGCCTTATCTCACTCAACCATGCGCCTTCCCAAACGCTTTACGCTTTTAGCCTCGTCGGCCCTCGTGGCGGGCGGCATCGGTTTCTTTTCGTTTAAAACCGATGACCGGTTCTTCGAGATTGCCCGCAACCTCGACATCTACGCATCGCTTTTCAAAGAGCTTAACCTCTATTACGTCGATGAGGTCAATCCAAACCGGATGGTAAAAACCAGCATCGACGGGATGCTCAAAGCCCTCGACCCTTACACGAACTTCTTCGCCGAAGACGAGATCGAAGATTACATGACCATGACCACCGGCCGCTACAACGGCATTGGTGCGCTCATTGGCCAGCGGCAGGGCAAAAGCATCGTGCTGATGATTTACGAAGGAACCCCCGCCGAAAAGTCGGGCCTGCGCATTGGCGACGAAATCCTGAAAGTCGACGGGCTCGATATCAAAACCCGCAAGGATGCCGATACGGGTAAACTGCTGAAGGGACAGAACAATACCGCCGTAAAGCTCACCGTACTGCGCTACGGCCAGAAAGAACCCATGGAATTAAGCGTGCTGCGCGATGTAGTGAAAATGACCAACGTGCCCTACTACGGTATGGTATCGGACGAGGTAGGCTACATCGATCTCAAGGATTTCACCGGCACGGCCTCCCGCGAAGTACGTACAGCCTTCCAGGAGCTGAAAGGCAAGGGCATGAAAAAGCTCGTGCTCGACGTTCGGGAGAATCCGGGCGGGCTGCTCAACATGGCCATCGACATCTGCAATACCTTCATCCCGAAAGATTCGGAGGTCGTGACGACCAAGGGCAAGGTGACCGAGTGGAACAAAACCTACACGGCCCTCAACCCACCGCTCGACCTGGAGATGCCCATCATTGTGCTCACCAACAGCCATAGCGCGTCGGCGGCCGAGATCGTCTCGGGGGTGATTCAGGATTATGACCGGGGCGTCCTGATCGGTCAGCGTACCTACGGCAAAGGGCTGGTGCAAACGACCCGCGAACTGTCGTTCAATACCAAGCTCAAGATCACGACGGCCAAATACTACATCCCCAGCGGGCGTTGCATTCAGGCCATCGACTACAGCCACCGCAACCCCGACGGCAGCGTGGGCAAGATCCCCGATTCGCTCAAGACGGCCTTCAAAACCAAAGCGGGACGCGTGGTCTATGACGGCGGTGGGGTACTACCCGACATCGCCCTGGAAGCACCCACGCCCACACCGATTGCGCTGAGCCTGACCAACAAAGGGCTGATCTTCGACTACGCGGTAAAATACCGGCACGAGCATCCGAGCATCAAACCCGCCCGCGAGTTCCGCCTGACCGATGCCGAGTATGCCGACTTCGTGAAGTGGGCCGCCGACAAAGACTACGACTACACCACCCAGGTCGAAAAAGACCTCGGCACACTGGAAGCGTCGGCCAAGAAAGAAAAATACTTCGATCTGATCCAGGATCAACTGAAAGCCCTGAAAACGAAAGTGTCGCACAGCAAAGATGCCGATATGATGACGTTCAAAACGGAGCTTAAAACGTTGCTGGAACAGGAAATTGCGGGCCATTACTATTTACAAAAAGGCCTCAAAGAAGCCTCGTTCGCTACCGACCCCGAATTAAAAGCTGCTCTTGCGCTCTTCAAGGACATGGGCAAATACACATCCATTTTGAAAGGGCAGAAATAAAGAGAGCATGAACGAGGGGTAGGCAAGGGAACCGGCGCATCCGAAAAAGAACGCGCCGGTTCCCTTGCCTACCCCTCCTCGCTTTCCGTTCCGCCGTTCCCCGTTCTATGCTTCTTCTCTCTCTCGATACGTCCACTACGGTATGTTCGGCTGCGCTCCATCAGGACGGTGCCTTGCTGGGCTGCTATGAATTGTTTACCGAACGTACCTCGTCGGCAATGCTAACAACGCTCATTCATGACGTTGTGCAGCATACCGGCCATGAACTCAGCCAGCTCGACGCCATTGCCGTCGGGAAAGGACCCGGCTCGTACACGGGTCTGCGCATTGGCGTGTCGACGGCCAAAGGGCTTTGCTTCGCACTCAACAAGCCCCTGTTATCGGTGAATACGCTGGCAGCCATGACCGAACAGCTCCGGGCGTTCTATCCCGCTACGTATACCCTGTGTCCCATGATCGACGCCCGCCGGATGGAAGTCTACTGTGCCTTCTACAGCGCGGCCGACGGGCGGGAGTTGCAGGCTACGGCCGCCGAGATCATCGATGAGCACTCGTTCAGCGGCTGGCTGACTAGCGGACCGGTTGTATTTTTCGGCGATGGAGCCGCCAAGTGCCGGGCCGTACTGGGCGATCATCCCAATGCCATCTTTCTGGGTAAACTCATTACGCCATCGGCCCGGACAGTGGGCGCGCTGGCCGGGGCCGCCTTCGCCGAAGGCCGGTTTGAGGATGTCGCTACGTTCGAGCCGTTTTACCTGAAGGAGTTCATGACGGCCAAGCCAAAACCGGTGGTGTTGTAACCACATCGGTGGTTAATTACCCGGGATCACCGGGGACTGGCAGACGGGGATGGTGTGATTCTGCCGTTTTTCTCCGTATTTCGCCCCGACAACCGTCCCCAACCGCTTCTCGTGCAGATTATCGTTGATATTGGCAATACCGACGCCGTTTTCGGCCTTTACACGCAAGCCACCTGGCAGCATATCTGGCGGACCCCCGCCCGACCCGATGAGTCGGCGGCTTCCTATGAGAAGCGGTTGCGGCTGTGGCTCCTGGAAGCCAATATTCCGCTGAGCGCCGTGAAGACAACCGTTGTCAGCAGCGTAGTACCGGACCTTACACCCACCATGCGCGCCATGCTGGGCGAGCTGTTCAGCTTCGAGCCCATCGTTGTCGGACCCGGTGTTTACCCGTTGTTACCCCTCGAAATTCTGCGGCCGCACGAAATCGGGGCCGATCTGGTCGCCAATGCGCTGGCGGCTCATACCCGCTACCGGCGCAACTGCGTGGTGGTTGATTTCGGTACGGCGCTTACGTTCACGACCGTATCGGGCGATGGCCGGATTCTAGGTGTGGCCATTGCGCCGGGCCTGAAAACCGCCATTCGGTCACTCTTCTCCAACACCGCTCAACTACCCGAAGTACCCATCGACGTACCGGAATCGGCGCTGGGGCAGAATACGACCCACGCCATTCAGGCGGGTGTGGTGCTGGGCTACGAAGGGCTGGTACGCTCCCTGCTCGACCACATCCGGGCCGAACTGCAGGGCGACTGCATGGCCATTGCTACAGGTGGTTTGTCGGGCCGGATTCCATCGCTGCACTCGGCGTTTGTGGATGTGGTACCATCGCTCACCCTCGAAGGAATCCGACTCATTGGTGAAACCGTATCAGCAACCGTCAGCAAGTTGTAGCGGCTGGGTGATGGTTCTACAGGCTGAGTATAATATTCCTCATTCGCCCTGTTAATCATCCTATTGCCGTTCGTCGATGCCAGTAGTCGAGAAGCAATCAGGCCCGGTTAAAGACAAAAAAGGGGACTGCTTACCCTATGGAAAGTGCAACTTTGGCTAGCCGGTGGCCGGGTGCTAAGTACTGCCGGCAGCGTACCGTCATTGGCACAGATTTTTCTGTCTGCCCGCTACCTCTTCTACCATCGAAGAGTGTACAGCGTTATGAACCGGTATCTATTTATCACCTTACTTGGGTTGATTCTTGCGGCAGGCAGGGCATCGGCCAAACACCCGACCGCCTGGAATCGGGGTGAACTGTTTCTGAAAAACGGAACGACGTTAACGGGGGAGCTAAACTACAACTGGAAAGCCGAAGTTGTTCAGCTTAAGCAGGACGACGTGATCAAAGCCTTTTCGGCCTTTCAGGTCCGCTCCTTTCGCTTTTTCGACGATAAGCTCAACACCCTCCGCATTTTTACGTCGGTTCAGCACCCGGTCCGTTTATCGTTCCGACGGCCGGTATTCATGGAACAGGTGATGACAGGCTCCATGACTGTATACCGGCGGCTACGTCGCGGGCGCGAACCCATTCTGGCGACTAAACCGGCGACGTTCAGTACGGATGCCGAATTGGTACAGAACCTCGATGAATTCGATTACTTCGTCTACGAGGGCGACAAGATGACCAATCTCAACCAGTTTCCCCGCGAACTGTGGCCCATGATGCACGATGAATACGGTGACGAGCTAAAGCGGTTTGGTTCGACGCTCCTTGTCGACAGGAACAGCACGCTCGCCCGCTTGCTGTTTATTAACCAATACAATTCGCTGAAAAGTCAGGAGTCACCGGCTTCGGCGGGTACTGCCCTGCCCGGCATGTATGGGCCGGAGTGACGAACGAGCGTGGGCAGCGAGGAAAGGGGGACTGGTGCATCTTGAGAGAACGCACCAGTCTCTCTTCGTTCCTTTGCTCCCTCACCCCTTTCACTCTGGCTGTGCTGGTGGGGGCGTGTCTTCGTCGGCTGGAGCGGGATTGCGCTTTTTTCGTTTACGCAGGGCGTCATTGAGCAGGTACTCAATCTGACCATTCACGCTCCGAAACTCCTCCTGAGCCCATCGCTCCAGCTCCTTCAGCGTTTCTGGCTGGATACGTAACACAAATGCTTTTTTTTCGGCAGCCATAAGTAAGGCAAGGAAAGGGAGGACGCACGAAAGGGACGAGAGGAAGCTAACGCGTTTACTTCGCTTTCGCCCGTTTCCTCTTTCCTTTCGTGCGCTCTCCCCTTCCTCCTTTAATTGTACAACGTCCCGGCGTTGACCACCGGGCTAACGGATTTCTCGCCACACAGAACAACGAGCAGGTTGCTGACCATGGCGGCTTTCCGCTCTTCGTCCAGCGAAACTACACCATTTTTTTCCAGTCGCTCCAGGGCCAGTTCTACCATACCCACGGCCCCCTCAACAATCAGTCGGCGGGCGGCAATCATAGCCGATGCCTGCTGACGCTGCAGCATGGCCCCGGCTATTTCTGACGAATAAGCCAGGTGGCTGACCCGCGCTTCGATGATATCGACACCGGCGCGTTCGAGCCGCTCGTTCAGCTCCTGTTCCAGAAACAGGTTGATCTGGCCGGTACTGTCGCGCAGCGTGACCGACGAAGTCTCGTCCTCCATGTGGTCGTAGGCGTAGGAGTTGGCCAGTTTCCGGACGGCGGCTTCGGACTGAATCTGCACGAAATTGACGTAGTTGTCGACCTCAAACAACGCTTTGGCCGTGTCTTTCACCTGCCAGACAACGACCGCAGCAATCTCGACAGGGTTCCCCATCTTGTCGTTGACTTTCAGCGTCTGTCCGTTCAGGTTGCGGGCGCGCAGGCTTATTTTGGTCTTGTTGTAGAGCGGATTCACCCATTGCAAACCCGTTTCTTTGATGGTACCCACGTAGTCACCGAAGAACGTAGCCGCCATACCCTCCTTGGGGTAAATCACGACGATTCCTTTCAGGATGAAGAGGCCCGCAAATCCCAGCAAACCAGCCAGAAGCCCACCACCATAACTTGCGGCAATAGCAGCCGTAGCAAAACACACCAGGGCAATCCCCAAATACAGATACCCGGAAGCAGACGTAAGTTGTTTTTCCTGCATGATCGTAAAGGTTTATATCAGACGGTACTATCAATTTGATATCACAATGATAGTTCGCCAGCCAATTCGTCCTCAACAAATTAGAAGAACGGTCCGGCAACTCCACAAACGGCTTCTTCGAATCTATCCCTGTAAACGCCAATCCTTTTCGCTATTTTTGCGCCCTGAATAACTAGAAACCACTACCTCTACGGGTAGAGAAAACAGCCCATACCTCGGCGCTGCGCAACCCTAGCGTCTGTTGCCGGAGGTTAATACAAAAGGTAATGCTGAGCGAACAAGAGATAAACCGCCGACATAAGCGCGAAGAATTAATGCGGATGGGCATCGACCCCTACCCCGCCGATCTATTTGACGTCACCCATACCATCGACGACATCCGCACGGCTTTCAGCGATAAGACCGGTGCCGATACGCAGGGCGGCTACGAACCCCACCTCGACTTCTCGACCGATGCGCAGTTCGGGACCATCCGGCTGGCCGGGCGGTTGATGAGCTTCCGGATCATGGGCAGCGCGTCATTTGCCGAAATGCAGGACTCGACGGGCCGACTGCAGCTGTATTTCCGGCGCGACGACCTGTGCCCCGACGATGACAAGACGCTCTACAACACCGTATTCAAAAAAATGCTGGATATCGGTGATATCGTCGGTATCGAAGGCAACGTATTCACGACACAGACCGGCGAATTGTCCATCCACGTCCGGTCGTTCAAAATCCTCAACAAGTCACTGCGGCCACTGCCGGTCGTGAAAGAGGGCATCAACGAACAGGGCGAGAAAGAAACCTACGACGCGTTCACCGATCCCGAGCAGCGCTACCGCCAGCGGTACGTCGATCTGATCGTGAATCCGCAGGTGCGCGACGTCTTCGTAAAGCGTACCAAACTCGTTAACTCCATCCGGCAGTTTCTAAGCCAGAAAGGATACCTCGAAGTAGAAACCCCCATCCTGCAGCCCATCCACGGCGGAGCCGCAGCCCGGCCCTTCCGGACGCACCACAACTCACTCGACATGACGCTGTATATGCGCATTGCCAACGAGCTGTACCTG is a window from the Spirosoma rigui genome containing:
- a CDS encoding ribbon-helix-helix domain-containing protein, encoding MAAEKKAFVLRIQPETLKELERWAQEEFRSVNGQIEYLLNDALRKRKKRNPAPADEDTPPPAQPE
- a CDS encoding SPFH domain-containing protein, yielding MQEKQLTSASGYLYLGIALVCFATAAIAASYGGGLLAGLLGFAGLFILKGIVVIYPKEGMAATFFGDYVGTIKETGLQWVNPLYNKTKISLRARNLNGQTLKVNDKMGNPVEIAAVVVWQVKDTAKALFEVDNYVNFVQIQSEAAVRKLANSYAYDHMEDETSSVTLRDSTGQINLFLEQELNERLERAGVDIIEARVSHLAYSSEIAGAMLQRQQASAMIAARRLIVEGAVGMVELALERLEKNGVVSLDEERKAAMVSNLLVVLCGEKSVSPVVNAGTLYN
- a CDS encoding type III pantothenate kinase, whose protein sequence is MQIIVDIGNTDAVFGLYTQATWQHIWRTPARPDESAASYEKRLRLWLLEANIPLSAVKTTVVSSVVPDLTPTMRAMLGELFSFEPIVVGPGVYPLLPLEILRPHEIGADLVANALAAHTRYRRNCVVVDFGTALTFTTVSGDGRILGVAIAPGLKTAIRSLFSNTAQLPEVPIDVPESALGQNTTHAIQAGVVLGYEGLVRSLLDHIRAELQGDCMAIATGGLSGRIPSLHSAFVDVVPSLTLEGIRLIGETVSATVSKL
- the tsaB gene encoding tRNA (adenosine(37)-N6)-threonylcarbamoyltransferase complex dimerization subunit type 1 TsaB; this translates as MLLLSLDTSTTVCSAALHQDGALLGCYELFTERTSSAMLTTLIHDVVQHTGHELSQLDAIAVGKGPGSYTGLRIGVSTAKGLCFALNKPLLSVNTLAAMTEQLRAFYPATYTLCPMIDARRMEVYCAFYSAADGRELQATAAEIIDEHSFSGWLTSGPVVFFGDGAAKCRAVLGDHPNAIFLGKLITPSARTVGALAGAAFAEGRFEDVATFEPFYLKEFMTAKPKPVVL